The stretch of DNA aaactcaactgaCAAACCACACTACGAGAAGATATTGGGAGAATCTCCTCAAAGTATATGAATACAAATTCAGAAAAATATTTATGCTTGCAGCTGTTGGTGCGTGCGCGTACCTCTAGGAGAGAGTCTAGCAGGTGGTCCGTCCATTAACGtgggaggagacagaaaagctCTGGTTTCAGATGCAGGTCGACCCAGAGGAGATGGACCATATGGGGACCTTTCAGCTGTGGGTGAGGGACAGTTTGGTGAGTGCAAAGTCAAATACATGTGTGGCCTACTGCTTCCAGGCTGGGATCTATTCATCTATTCATTTGAATATCATCTTAGCTCAATAATGTGCgcctggtttgtgtgtgtgtgtgccaaccTCTGAAAGGCAGCGGTCTGGCCAGGCTGTCCAAGGCATATGGATCTTTGTCGAGGGCGTCTAGTTtaaactgtgtgtctgtcagcctgtaaacaaacacacccacagtcAACATAAAGCAAACGTTTTCTGGACTAGACTCAGTAACATACACAATAAgtatgaaatgagaaaaaaaacattcagagtACAGTATATTTTTGTGAAATCCAAGAACATGAATATATGTTCTGAACAGGCAAGTTTTGAGTGCTCCTGAAGTCCACCTTAACCTCGTGTCTATCTAAATTCGGTTCTTGTGTGCTTACTTCTGTCTAAAGAGGGCGTTCTCTCTCCTGATGTCTGCAAGCTCTCGGTCTGCTGCTCGGGCTGCCAGCTGGAAAATCAAGCCGAGGTCAGTAACATGCCATGACACACGCACAAGGACACAGATATACACATGGAGTTTTACCAACCCAGTTATTGTGAGCCTTCTTCTCGTGCGCTGACATCTGAGTCTGGTAAGACTGTTTGGTTTTCTCcagctcttcctccatctcttctgcTCGTTGTCTGGACAAAAAGTGATGCACGGGTGAGACTCATGCTGGGTTTCTGCATAGTTCATACTCTTACTCTGATAGTCTGAGGGAGTGGCTACCTATAGTTGTTGAGTTCTTCCATGGCCAACGCGATGTTTTTGTCTGCTTTATTTAACTTCTCTTCTTTCTGCATgcgctccttctcctccactgtcagcAGCCTGCAAATGCACAGTCATCACCATCCTGTACCGCTCCTATAAGCTTGTATTTGCACTTCTGCgtacatttatgtgtgtgtgcatacctgTGCAGCTTGAGCTCATTCTCCTGGTACATTTCTGTCATAATGTGGAGTTTCTGTTGTAGTCTCTGGACCTGAACACACGAATAAGAGGAAATTAATCTAAAACCAAATAAAAGTGGagcaacaatataaaaaatatcacAGTAATACTTAGCTGCGGTCAGCTACCTGATCTGAGTAGTGGTCAGACTCTGACAGCAGAGATAATTTCTCATTCTCCAGCTCCTTAATGCTCGCTACAGGAAGAAACACGCAAATGCAACAAACATTACATCAGTGCTATGTCTAGTCTCTATACTGATAGAAGTGATTTAGAACTTCAAACCAACATCACTGTTCTGTTGACTCACCTTGCAGGTCTTCTTTAGCTCTGACTTCATCATCCAGTTTGGCGAATGCCCTGTCCTTGTCTTCTTCTACTGATTTGAGATCTGCATTCAGCtacattaaaacacaatcacaacGCATCAGTAGGCATTCAATAAAATGTACAGCGATGTATCTGATTAAGTCTGGTTTGGAGTTTTACGAACATTTCTTTGAATACTACATTAagcattacattacatcaaACGCGGCATCATTAATACCGTATGCTTGTGTCCATTTTAGTACCTTAGCAGCATAGATAAGCTTCTGGACTTTCTGGAGATGGCCttgtgtgtctcctcttccattctcctctcctcttgctGTCCCGTTGgacgtctccctctctcctccttcctcaccaTTCTCTTCCTCCAGGTCTGAATCCCACGCTTTCATCCTCAGCAGCCGATCTGTCAACGACTGGAGGCACACAAACACGTGGTATCAAACTCATTTCTAACAGCACAATCCTTTGAACACAGTTGATCTTTTACATTAGTTTGcagtcttcttctgtggttttaatTGGAAAATGCAAGGGATACTATACAGTAAGTAGCTACAGGGTACGATAATTAATGCTATAACCAACCATACCGTTATACGCTCATCCTTGTTGGTCACATCCTGCAGCATCCCGCTGTAGGCGACCTCACACCTGCTCATCTCTGCCTCCAGCTCACTCACTCTTTCTGCCCatccctccacctgctgcctcaactgaagagagacagaggcagagcgACTAAATGATGGAGCAAGGAACAAGGGGCAATGGGTGGGGGATGGACTGAAGGGAACAAACTAGTTCAACAGTACTTTTAAAACTGTCATTTCAACCATGAAAAAGCAAAATCACGTCTTGCTACCATGCACAGTAACTGCAGGTGTGTACAGCATCCTACCTGAGCGTTGCTGTCCTGCAGCAGTGTGTTCTCCTCTCCAGCTGTTTCCAGGTTCCTTTGTAGTCGGTCGCTGTTCATATTGTACACTTTGAGAGTGGTTTGTGCCTAGAGACAAGCAGACAGTGATAATGTCAtatgaaacagacagatggaaaaaagATGAAGCAACAGAGAAGAATGTGAAAGTACAAAGAATGTACCTGCTCTTCCTGTGACTGGAGGTCCTTGCTTTCTTCTTCAGTTGTTTTTATGCTCTCTTCAAGCATTGCTATCTGGAACGATAACCAAAGAATAATCCGCACCATCAATATCACACTACTGCAGTGGATTTTCATGCCTATTTGAATGTGTCAAAAGTCTGTGTGCTCCTACTCTGCGTTCTTGCTCTATCCTATGCTCTCTCTGTCGGTCCAGTTGATCCTTCAGTTGTTCAAGATCCCGCTCCAGCTCATTTTTGCCATGTCCCAACTGTCTGGCTGTGAGCTGGAGGAGCAAGTGAACAAGATCTATTAAGAGAGTTCTTTCATGTGAGAGCAAAACAGTGAATGAGTGTGAGCAAGgagttagcaactagctggtgaccatagtggagcatttagcagttaAAGAGTAAGACATTTCCCACAAGaattagtaaaaataaaaaggtaggtaaaagagagtgaatgttggactattggaatgaatgataatgttgctcgATAACTATTGGATGAGTAAATAACTTCTTAGCAAATAACAGTTTGCTTTACCTCTAGATGTTCTGTCTTTTGAGTTTGAGCCAAGACACCACTGTCCCTCAGTGAGCTCTCCAGGTCGTCATACTATAAAAGACACGTAGTGAGGAAATACATCGgagtagggttagggttagggcatGATAACCAAAACAAATATGCATTTCATCAGGACTGCTTTGTAATGAGGGTGTCTGCTTCTTGATCAAACCTCTTGTATAAAAGAAGATATAAGATGTTTTTCACAccatggaaataaaaacacattatatgaATTTGGCCTAAGCTGAAAACAACCAGTGTTGTCTAACCAGCAATCAGTTATCATTTCCACCAGTACCAACCTCTTGTTGACATTTGCTGAGAGTCTCAAGGACTTTACATTTCTCATCCAGCAGCTGTGCAACCTGCTCTGCCAACCAGCGCTCTTTACCTGAAAACAGGGAATACGAACCTTAGAAagaatttgaaattatttttcatttatttctgacTTATCTCTGCTTAATGAGTTAATGTACAGTGATATTAAGGAATAAGTAGTAAGGACTTACTCCGATACATTCTGCTTTTGACCTGTGAAGAAATAAGAGGGAAacaatgatgaaattaattAGTTGATAAGTGGGCCAGGTTGcgaaagaaatatatatatgtatatggcTTTGTACTCACAGAGCTGTAACATCTACAGGTGAACAACAGCACTGTCATCAGCCCCACCAGGCTGGAGACGATGACTGGTTCCCATGGCACCCCGTACAGGTCCGGCCCGGGTCTGATGTCATCAGGCAGTGATGATACAACCtgaacaaagaggagagagctgtATATTTTAGGGGCTGTCTTTCATGAACATCTCTGAAAAGAGATGTGCGATCCTTGTCAGTCTGGGAAAAATATTTGGCTCACTCACTTTAACAGATTACACACAAAGCAATACTGATTGTGGACATTCGTAGCTCATGAGAAGTGTACTGGTCCTAatcaaggactcagtctgtGATCAGTGATCCACAAAACAGCTGGTGCCTCAATAAGAAGGCTTATGCTTCTTACACCTCTAAAATGAaccaaacacaaataatttcaTCCTGGAGAAATTGCAATGTTGGCAAGAAATATGTGTTGGTTAGTATTACAAGTATTTAGTCTTAGCTACTCAGCCTGAACAGTTTTCTCCACAGCTgttaaagaaattaaatgatAGGACAGAGCTACGAAGACAAGCACCTTCCATATTTAAGCTTAAAGATTAAAACCAGAAGGAAAACACCTGATCAGGTACACCAGCGTCACTATGAATTAGCTAGCTAATTCTGACTAGCTaactatgaataataacaaacaCGTCtgaaaaagcaacataaaatgTCAATGTGGCCTTGACAGCTGGCCAACAGCACTGGCACGACACACACGTAGTCAAATCTAAGCTGTGCCAAATTACATTATTTACTCGGCGACAATACTGAGCTGTTTTCGACTGTTGACAGTCCGTTAAGTTGTATCAGCCGTGACGGCTAGTTGGGAAATGCTAACGAAACCTGCCACATAACGCAACGTACATCCTTCACTTTCTCCACGGCGACACTGTAGTAAGCCTCTGCCGTCGCCTGAAAGTCGACCGCTTTGCTGGACAACTGGTCGCTTGTCGTATGTTCCGCCATTTCCGAATTATCTCATTTGGCTGTTATTTCAGGGATATCTTTCATTTAAGATAAACATTTGGAGCAGGGGCTGAAACCATCAAGCGGGCTAGCGGCAGTCACATCCTATTCACAACACCGACGCTCAAGAGTGGACTACGTCACGTTGCACGTCGTATGGGGGGGGAATGTTGGtatctctttaaaaaaacacccatcGTAAAAACTCAAATAGACCGTTATTGTTTAGAAAAACGATAGTAGAACATGTGTAATATATGatgataattaataaaaacatatatattgaTTTGCGCACCAAAGGCTCGTGTAATTATAATCACACCCCTACCGGTCAAATGGTTCACTCGCAACGTCACCAATTGTGAAATGCCACACTGGCACATCGGAGCACTTAACGAGTGACACCAACAGAAACAGGTGCCACTGAAATGAACGGCGTACCCCCAAGTCTTTCTTTGATCATCGCTCTAATAAATAATAGAGTTGATTCAAACTCAACAAACAAGTGTATTTAAACACCAAAGCCATCTTCGTCCAGTAGCATACCGTCATGTGTCACATGTATTGAGTTATGGCCGCTTGCTAATAAGGCGGTTTAAGTAGGACACAGGTGAAGACTTGACTCAGTCTCACTTATAACCTCACCAGATGTTTCAAAACGTACTCACCGAACTGGCCTCACTTTCGTCCATGTGAAACTAGAGAATTAGCAGCCCTCTGTCAAAATCCTTTGACAGTTTGCCTGTAGTGCAGGCGGATTGCCAGCTGGTTGGCTGTGTGTAATAGAGCCACCAGCACCACAAGGAATGTGAGTGATGTTGGAGGAGCCAAACAAGCTGGACAGCTGAGAGGCAGGCAGGGCTCAATGCCAGAGGGAGAGTCAGATGTACATGCTACAAGTTCAGAGTCTTAAAGCGCCACACTCCACAGCATGCAGAGACATGAAGAACATGTCTGCATGGACGGCTGGAAGTGTGTCAGAGGATCCTAAAGATGTCCTGCACAAAATGATCAAACCTTACCATGATTACCTgacaaaacatgtcaaaactgGGTCAGGTAAAACAACGTACCTTAAGTCACCCTATCTACTAAACAGTGgtgtgaggggaaaaacactgaaaggacataattcattttcaaaactagtggttttgtttttaacatttgaacCCTTCACCTaggaaatgtgattttttttgttcaagatcccattttatgcaaaatacacttttaaatgttttttcaacataaatatgagGCTGTCAAATTATGAGAAAGGACCGTCCACTCCCTTGTTTGTAAAAACGCTCTGTTTCGATTTGCCTCCCCCTATGATGTCAtgaggggatctgttgatcatgtgacctcctttaGCGCCTCAGCAGGCAGACTATCCCCTTATACAGGacacctcctgaatccacctcactgtctgctactgtttctgcactgaaattcttgtgtctctggttcccggtaacactgctaacagtatcaaagaaaaacacaccagcaagtaagtaagtaatctAAATAAGGAAGATGTTAAAGTcaagattgttctgttcttctaaaacgaAGCATttgacagaggctgaaaacagctgcagcagccatgtctgtatgaggaaaaataatgtgtttgttgaacattaaaccatgacCACTGTCAAAGTAGGACCACCAAACGCTGGTAGGAACTTttaaatgagcataatatgggGCCTTTAAATTATTTAAGAATAGTGCTTAGATaatatagttttgtttttttttaatttaaaccaTTATTCTATAGCATTACATCTATCTCTGTACGTTTCATTAATAGTTTCAGAAGAGAACCTGAAGGATGATGCACAATGAAGCAAAGCAAAATGTATCATGCAAAATAGTTGGATGTCACGTTTTAGATAATGTAGAGATGATTTAACCACAATTTTTGCCGATGGCTCTTACCTGCACAGTAAGCCATGCGAGCAGCTCCTTCACCGCGTGAACATGGGTGGTTGAGTCTTCAGCCATTTGATAAGCAAAGTCCAGGATGTGCTTCATCACCCCTGGAGTTAGGAGTCACAAACATAACAGAATTGAAAAAGTAAGCTTTCGCCCCTTTGTCACAGTGATGTTGGTAATACAACATTATTAGAATCCAACACAAAGCTTCTATATttgttaaatgtaaataaatgcaaattatgTCCTGGCTTTGCCTTTATGTTCCAGTTTGTGAGGTTGTATGTCGCAGGAATGAGGATGCAATAGGCCGAGTAGCACTCCTCATATGCTATCGCTATGCTTGTAATCATCTTTTAATCCGTCTTGATTAAGGGATACTTGAGTCATCCATACCTTCCTGTGACTGTGCTGATCCAGGTTGAATATTTGGATGTGACTCGGGGGATGTTCTCTCTTCgtcacttttttccccctcctctcctcctttctcgCCCTCAGCTACCCCCTCTCTTCCTGTGCCTCCACTCCTCCGTTGTccatctttctccttttctgccCCCACCCACTCATCTCTTTGAGACTTGTCATCTGGGCCCACAGAGGAATCTCCCATCTTACTTGACTCTTCCTCACTGGCCATTTCCTTATCTTTGTTGTGAGCTGAACAGGATTCTCCGACACAGCTGGCCTCAGCTGTATTTAACAGGGAGACACATGCACTCGGATTGAGATAATTGCAAACCCatactgaaattaaaatgtccAATTAGCTTAAAGTATCACTGATATCAGCCATGATCTTTGGGGCTGCATAGACAAAAATACCTTGATGGTTTGAGTTACTGGTGTCTGATTTTCCCACGCTGAAAGCCTCTCTCACTCTTGCCAGCAGCATTTCTAGCTTCTGAAGTGCAACGAGCGTTCTCATCCTTCCTGTGTCCTCCTGTGGTGCATCTGTGAGCCTCGTGCTGGGAGCGGCCAGTGTCTCCCTGTGATAATGTAGAAGTCTTTCTACATCCAGCAATATAGACTCATCGCTGTCAGGGTCATCAGGCACGCTT from Pempheris klunzingeri isolate RE-2024b chromosome 13, fPemKlu1.hap1, whole genome shotgun sequence encodes:
- the mia2 gene encoding cTAGE family member 5 isoform X4, which codes for MAVSQTYTAILWGTGILFVILPHLNLGLLADYKICGDSECESLLSRVQAIRDHHGKDCRFLSFRRGDTIFVYHKLTGKRENLWAGSIDKHFGYFPKDAVQEEQVYATMEKIVATQKSDFFCMDEFGYPIDSSHLDTDGDDEKIPHQETETAQTAPYTEETDRGSRLTPEDVSTLSTAQEADGALDEEEDESKNAGDAAARTHEEAQEAPVAPKEQAEASCVGESCSAHNKDKEMASEEESSKMGDSSVGPDDKSQRDEWVGAEKEKDGQRRSGGTGREGVAEGEKGGEEGEKSDEERTSPESHPNIQPGSAQSQEGVMKHILDFAYQMAEDSTTHVHAVKELLAWLTVQVVSSLPDDIRPGPDLYGVPWEPVIVSSLVGLMTVLLFTCRCYSSVKSRMYRSKERWLAEQVAQLLDEKCKVLETLSKCQQEYDDLESSLRDSGVLAQTQKTEHLELTARQLGHGKNELERDLEQLKDQLDRQREHRIEQERRIAMLEESIKTTEEESKDLQSQEEQAQTTLKVYNMNSDRLQRNLETAGEENTLLQDSNAQLRQQVEGWAERVSELEAEMSRCEVAYSGMLQDVTNKDERITSLTDRLLRMKAWDSDLEEENGEEGGERETSNGTARGEENGRGDTQGHLQKVQKLIYAAKLNADLKSVEEDKDRAFAKLDDEVRAKEDLQASIKELENEKLSLLSESDHYSDQVQRLQQKLHIMTEMYQENELKLHRLLTVEEKERMQKEEKLNKADKNIALAMEELNNYRQRAEEMEEELEKTKQSYQTQMSAHEKKAHNNWLAARAADRELADIRRENALFRQKLTDTQFKLDALDKDPYALDSLARPLPFRAERSPYGPSPLGRPASETRAFLSPPTLMDGPPARLSPRVARGPVEPPGGQVEMERSGGPHSDSGSISPTWERDRRGPPPGPPGPLGPPGYMFPEPGGPMYRRPPPPPGALGLLPPPGSLPPGPLHPRGVPLGPPHPVDMADGPYRENSHGPGEADHRESAPGDRRTPPEADPRMGGAPPPGPPMGPMDGPFPRRAPYGPPPPDFYPPRGPGAPPMMPMWAPPPPGMMFPPHFPPGGPPLLPPHHAPPMRPPLPDGLPPPSMGPPPPRQTLPSPPHSQSSEQHTSSPEDAI
- the mia2 gene encoding cTAGE family member 5 isoform X2, whose translation is MLHQGDKTEPRDSETSSHGISTEDPDKEERGMNVWLDEMNIKHPNTAGGEFRAEGVLVSSSEDVISEQSVPHVSQHLASPPLTAGHSKETAESRGAFGIFKNTFFFSQTPATDTEDPTESPPSLLSDTGEKSDAQSSQTSEPQLDSATDSDQVYIQHLHADPPVTVPQQQPPSPPLIQTPSHPSSLSPDAGSPIQTRSLSKDYRNLLDHVSADETTLLMELFGRHKLQFLDYMLGSSQSVPDDPDSDESILLDVERLLHYHRETLAAPSTRLTDAPQEDTGRMRTLVALQKLEMLLARVREAFSVGKSDTTEASCVGESCSAHNKDKEMASEEESSKMGDSSVGPDDKSQRDEWVGAEKEKDGQRRSGGTGREGVAEGEKGGEEGEKSDEERTSPESHPNIQPGSAQSQEGVMKHILDFAYQMAEDSTTHVHAVKELLAWLTVQVVSSLPDDIRPGPDLYGVPWEPVIVSSLVGLMTVLLFTCRCYSSVKSRMYRSKERWLAEQVAQLLDEKCKVLETLSKCQQEYDDLESSLRDSGVLAQTQKTEHLELTARQLGHGKNELERDLEQLKDQLDRQREHRIEQERRIAMLEESIKTTEEESKDLQSQEEQAQTTLKVYNMNSDRLQRNLETAGEENTLLQDSNAQLRQQVEGWAERVSELEAEMSRCEVAYSGMLQDVTNKDERITSLTDRLLRMKAWDSDLEEENGEEGGERETSNGTARGEENGRGDTQGHLQKVQKLIYAAKLNADLKSVEEDKDRAFAKLDDEVRAKEDLQASIKELENEKLSLLSESDHYSDQVQRLQQKLHIMTEMYQENELKLHRLLTVEEKERMQKEEKLNKADKNIALAMEELNNYRQRAEEMEEELEKTKQSYQTQMSAHEKKAHNNWLAARAADRELADIRRENALFRQKLTDTQFKLDALDKDPYALDSLARPLPFRAERSPYGPSPLGRPASETRAFLSPPTLMDGPPARLSPRVARGPVEPPGGQVEMERSGGPHSDSGSISPTWERDRRGPPPGPPGPLGPPGYMFPEPGGPMYRRPPPPPGALGLLPPPGSLPPGPLHPRGVPLGPPHPVDMADGPYRENSHGPGEADHRESAPGDRRTPPEADPRMGGAPPPGPPMGPMDGPFPRRAPYGPPPPDFYPPRGPGAPPMMPMWAPPPPGMMFPPHFPPGGPPLLPPHHAPPMRPPLPDGLPPPSMGPPPPRQTLPSPPHSQSSEQHTSSPEDAI
- the mia2 gene encoding cTAGE family member 5 isoform X3; the encoded protein is MLHQGDKTEPRDSETSSHGISTEDPDKEERGMNVWLDEMNIKHPNTAGGEFRAEGVLVSSSEDVISEQSVPHVSQHLASPPLTAGHSKETAESRGAFGIFKNTFFFSQTPATDTEDPTESPPSLLSDTGEKSDAQSSQTSEPQLDSATDSDQVYIQHLHADPPVTVPQQQPPSPPLIQTPSHPSSLSPDAGSPIQTRSLSKDYRNLLDHVSADETTLLMELFGRHKLQFLDYMLGSSQSVPDDPDSDESILLDVERLLHYHRETLAAPSTRLTDAPQEDTGRMRTLVALQKLEMLLARVREAFSVGKSDTSNSNHQAEASCVGESCSAHNKDKEMASEEESSKMGDSSVGPDDKSQRDEWVGAEKEKDGQRRSGGTGREGVAEGEKGGEEGEKSDEERTSPESHPNIQPGSAQSQEGVMKHILDFAYQMAEDSTTHVHAVKELLAWLTVQVVSSLPDDIRPGPDLYGVPWEPVIVSSLVGLMTVLLFTCRCYSSVKSRMYRSKERWLAEQVAQLLDEKCKVLETLSKCQQEYDDLESSLRDSGVLAQTQKTEHLELTARQLGHGKNELERDLEQLKDQLDRQREHRIEQERRIAMLEESIKTTEEESKDLQSQEEQAQTTLKVYNMNSDRLQRNLETAGEENTLLQDSNAQLRQQVEGWAERVSELEAEMSRCEVAYSGMLQDVTNKDERITSLTDRLLRMKAWDSDLEEENGEEGGERETSNGTARGEENGRGDTQGHLQKVQKLIYAAKLNADLKSVEEDKDRAFAKLDDEVRAKEDLQASIKELENEKLSLLSESDHYSDQVQRLQQKLHIMTEMYQENELKLHRLLTVEEKERMQKEEKLNKADKNIALAMEELNNYRQRAEEMEEELEKTKQSYQTQMSAHEKKAHNNWLAARAADRELADIRRENALFRQKLTDTQFKLDALDKDPYALDSLARPLPFRAERSPYGPSPLGRPASETRAFLSPPTLMDGPPARLSPRGYMFPEPGGPMYRRPPPPPGALGLLPPPGSLPPGPLHPRGVPLGPPHPVDMADGPYRENSHGPGEADHRESAPGDRRTPPEADPRMGGAPPPGPPMGPMDGPFPRRAPYGPPPPDFYPPRGPGAPPMMPMWAPPPPGMMFPPHFPPGGPPLLPPHHAPPMRPPLPDGLPPPSMGPPPPRQTLPSPPHSQSSEQHTSSPEDAI
- the mia2 gene encoding cTAGE family member 5 isoform X1, with the protein product MLHQGDKTEPRDSETSSHGISTEDPDKEERGMNVWLDEMNIKHPNTAGGEFRAEGVLVSSSEDVISEQSVPHVSQHLASPPLTAGHSKETAESRGAFGIFKNTFFFSQTPATDTEDPTESPPSLLSDTGEKSDAQSSQTSEPQLDSATDSDQVYIQHLHADPPVTVPQQQPPSPPLIQTPSHPSSLSPDAGSPIQTRSLSKDYRNLLDHVSADETTLLMELFGRHKLQFLDYMLGSSQSVPDDPDSDESILLDVERLLHYHRETLAAPSTRLTDAPQEDTGRMRTLVALQKLEMLLARVREAFSVGKSDTSNSNHQAEASCVGESCSAHNKDKEMASEEESSKMGDSSVGPDDKSQRDEWVGAEKEKDGQRRSGGTGREGVAEGEKGGEEGEKSDEERTSPESHPNIQPGSAQSQEGVMKHILDFAYQMAEDSTTHVHAVKELLAWLTVQVVSSLPDDIRPGPDLYGVPWEPVIVSSLVGLMTVLLFTCRCYSSVKSRMYRSKERWLAEQVAQLLDEKCKVLETLSKCQQEYDDLESSLRDSGVLAQTQKTEHLELTARQLGHGKNELERDLEQLKDQLDRQREHRIEQERRIAMLEESIKTTEEESKDLQSQEEQAQTTLKVYNMNSDRLQRNLETAGEENTLLQDSNAQLRQQVEGWAERVSELEAEMSRCEVAYSGMLQDVTNKDERITSLTDRLLRMKAWDSDLEEENGEEGGERETSNGTARGEENGRGDTQGHLQKVQKLIYAAKLNADLKSVEEDKDRAFAKLDDEVRAKEDLQASIKELENEKLSLLSESDHYSDQVQRLQQKLHIMTEMYQENELKLHRLLTVEEKERMQKEEKLNKADKNIALAMEELNNYRQRAEEMEEELEKTKQSYQTQMSAHEKKAHNNWLAARAADRELADIRRENALFRQKLTDTQFKLDALDKDPYALDSLARPLPFRAERSPYGPSPLGRPASETRAFLSPPTLMDGPPARLSPRVARGPVEPPGGQVEMERSGGPHSDSGSISPTWERDRRGPPPGPPGPLGPPGYMFPEPGGPMYRRPPPPPGALGLLPPPGSLPPGPLHPRGVPLGPPHPVDMADGPYRENSHGPGEADHRESAPGDRRTPPEADPRMGGAPPPGPPMGPMDGPFPRRAPYGPPPPDFYPPRGPGAPPMMPMWAPPPPGMMFPPHFPPGGPPLLPPHHAPPMRPPLPDGLPPPSMGPPPPRQTLPSPPHSQSSEQHTSSPEDAI